A region of Ictalurus furcatus strain D&B chromosome 1, Billie_1.0, whole genome shotgun sequence DNA encodes the following proteins:
- the id4 gene encoding DNA-binding protein inhibitor ID-4, giving the protein MKATIPPRARRDSCSCAELSVEPDLCCLQHDMNDCYSRLKRLVPTIPQHRRVSRVEILQHVIDYILDLQLALERTEHTEHSGTWPRSSIRTPLSVLNTEQRTPVVNKPEDTILCR; this is encoded by the exons ATGAAGGCTACCATTCCGCCTCGGGCCCGGAGGGACTCGTGCAGCTGCGCTGAACTCTCGGTCGAGCCGGATCTGTGCTGCCTACAGCACGACATGAACGACTGCTACAGCCGGCTGAAGCGCCTGGTGCCCACCATCCCGCAGCACCGGCGCGTGAGCCGCGTGGAGATCCTACAGCACGTCATCGACTACATCCTGGACCTGCAGCTGGCGCTCGAGCGCACCGAGCACACCGAGCACAGCGGGACGTGGCCGCGGAGCTCCATCCGCACACCGCTGTCCGTCCTCAACACAGAGCAG AGGACACCAGTTGTCAACAAGCCGGAGGACACGATTTTGTGCCGCTGA